The Candidatus Eremiobacterota bacterium nucleotide sequence TGGAGGTCACCGTAGGTGGCGCCATGGTCGATCCCGGCCGCATCGAGGAAGGAACGGGATTCTACGAGAAGCGCTGGGACGGCCCCTCGGTGAAAGCCGACTTTGGCACCATCGTACTGAAAAAGCAGGACAAGGGCATTGCCTGGGGCGGTGCCCACTGGCAGTACATGGAAGATATCTCGAAGCTCACCCCCTCGGCGCAGAACCCCCTGAAGCTTAACAAATCGGTCTTTCTTCAGAAAAACACCAAGAAAGGCCCTGTGATAGAGCCCGTTTCCCGGGCGCTTGCGCCCGGCGACCTGCTGAAGATAAGGATTGAGCTCCGCTCGGACCGCGATATGGAGTATGTCCACATGTGGGATCACCGGGGAAGCGGGCTTGAGCCGGTGAATGTGCTCTCGGGCTACAAGTACCAGGACGGCCTTTATTACTACGAGGCCACCAAGGACACGGCATCGCATTTTTTCATAGATTATCTTCCTAAGGGGACCTATGTCTTTGAGTATCCTTTGAGAGTGGTGCACTGCGGCGCTTACCAGAACGGGGCGGCCCACGTGGAATGCATGTATGCCCCGCAGTTCTCAAGCCACTCGGGGAGCGTGGAGCTCCATGTAAAGTAGGGATGGAGAAAGCATGCAACTTGTCACTCTTTTTGGACCTCTCAGGGGGATTCCCTTCCCCTGGCGGTGAAACCATGGTATAATCTGGGCATCAGGTAATTCCGGCCGGAAGCCGGGGAAACCGGGGAGCGACCATGGATCCAGCAGCGCTTTCTTCATCTCAGGCGCCTTCGCTGAGCTACAGCGAAAAAGGCGTCTCCCTGGCAAAATCTCTCGTGGGAAAGGCCGATCTGCAGGCTCAGCCGGAAAAATCCGATGAGCTTCTTCTCTCGGGCCTTGCAGAGATAGAGAAGAGCCCCGAGACCACTGCCGATGAGAAATTACTTGCGCGCCTCGTCACCACCATCGACAAGGGGTCGATAAAACCTGCTGATGCCGCCAAAGCGGGGCTCTCAATCCTCAATGCCATTGCATCTTCAATGGCCGGACCTGCCACGGCGGCAATCGCGAATACCGCCGTTCTGTGCTCCCGGGACTTTGAATCACCTTACGAGAAAAATGCCATCACGTCGAGGGCGCTTACCGCCATAAGCCAGCACGGAGACTCCACACCTGTTGAGCAGGCTTTTGCAGCCTTTGCGGGGGGCTTTTCAACGGGGGCCTTCTCCGGCACCACAGTGGACAGGATCCACAGGGAAGCCCTCGGCGCCCTGGCATCATCGGCGATGACAGGCCCTGCCGCCGCCCTCTGCGGCAGCTTCGCCCTGAAAATCGCCTCTGACCCGTCTCTTGCCGGCAATGCCTACGGAGAATCAGCCTTGCACAGCGGGCTCAAATACATTTACAAGGACGAAAGCTGCACGGCCGGCCAGAGGTCTCTCGCCTACCATGGGCTGGTAGCCCACCTTGATCCTGAAATCCCCTACGTCATCAAGAACACTTACCTTGAGGTCCTCACTTCTACCCCGCCCGGCGAGCTCCCCAGGGCCCTCGCAAAGGCATCCCTCGCCGGGCTGAACAGGCTGGAGGACGAGTTGGGCAAGAATTTCTTCCTTTACTGGGGCCTCAAGACCATCAGCGAAAACCCCGACGCCCCCACCATCCAGAAGTCCCTCGCCGCTGACGGGACCGCGCTTTTCAGCACCGTAAAAGAGGGCCGGCAGCTTATGGGTATGCAGTCCGCCGTGCTTGAGACAATCGCGGCACTGGACCCGGACGCAGAAAAAGGCGCGGGACTTGAAGCCCTGAGGGCTCTGAAGGAAAAGCTGGGAGGCTCACACCATTTCAAATCCCTCGATATGCTCGTCGATCTTGAGGCAGAGAGCCAGGGTACTCAGGGTCAGCCCGCAGGCGGCATCTCATCGGACGATGACTTTGTCACCATCGGCGGCGTCAAGCTCAAGGTGCAGCGCTTCCTCGCGCTCTAAACGCAATTTTTCAGAAAGGAGCTTTTTTATGATTCTCCACATATGGACCGCCCAGGACCAGAAAAACCAGAACGACCGCCTCAACGAGGTGGTAGAGCGCATCAGAGCCAAAACCGAGAGCAATGTCTCAACGCTTGCCATTTTTGATCTTGACGGCACCCTGCTGGACAACAGGCCGCGGACCATCTTCATCCTCCGCGAGATATCGGAAAAATTCGAAGAGCGGCTCCCCCAGCTCGTCGAGGCCTTTGACCGCTTTTACGAGCTCTCGGCGATTGAATACTCCATCGAGGAGACGCTGAAAAAGTTCAATATCAGGGACGAAAACGAGATAACCTTCATTAAGAGCGAGTGGGAAAAGCGTTTTTTCACCGATGAGTACCAGAAGTTCGACATCCCCCTCCCCGGCGCGAAATCTTACGTGAACCGCATCTATGATGCAGGGGCCACGGTAATCTACCTCACGGGGAGAGATGTGGGGAGAATGCTTGTAGGCACGACGGACAGCCTGCGCCTCTTCGGCTTCCCCGTGGGCGTCGTGGGGACCATGACCATCGTGAAAAAGGAATTCGCGGAGAAGGACGAGGTCTTTAAAAAGGATGTGGTCACGTACCTGAAGAGACTCGGGAAGGTGGAGGCTGTCTTTGAAAACGAGCCTGTGAACAGCAACATCCTCCGCCGCGAGTTTCCCGAAGCCTCTTCATTCCTGGTGCTCACGCAGCACCGTCCCGATGCCCCGCAGCTTGAG carries:
- a CDS encoding HAD hydrolase-like protein produces the protein MILHIWTAQDQKNQNDRLNEVVERIRAKTESNVSTLAIFDLDGTLLDNRPRTIFILREISEKFEERLPQLVEAFDRFYELSAIEYSIEETLKKFNIRDENEITFIKSEWEKRFFTDEYQKFDIPLPGAKSYVNRIYDAGATVIYLTGRDVGRMLVGTTDSLRLFGFPVGVVGTMTIVKKEFAEKDEVFKKDVVTYLKRLGKVEAVFENEPVNSNILRREFPEASSFLVLTQHRPDAPQLEQGIHAIRDFRIRQ